TTTGTAAAAGAGTGTGAGAGCCCTGATACAGATGTGTATGTGGTACCACTGCCTCTTATGCACAAGGATATTTACGGACGGGTTTTTGCTTCTGATGAAGAAATCATTGAAGCTGAGCATTTTGAGGACTATGTTAATATACTTGAAAATTTAGAAAAGAACGGAAATGCCAGTGAAGGCAGCAGATTAAACCTTGAAAATGTTGTTTTGACAGGATTTACAGATTATAACCTTGAGGATCATTATCCTGACAGAATATACATTCAGAGTCCATATGATGCATGGAATCCGCTACTTACTGTTTCGCCATATTATTATTCGGAGAATCTGCGTAAATTTACCAAGGAGCTTATTTACATTCCACTTGGACCTGTGAGTGAGTATTCTGATGATGATCTGCCTGATATGCGCATTATGGACTTTTATGTGACAATGCCTGCACCAATATATGCAGATACAATTTATGTTCAGTCGGAAAACATAAAAAAGCATTATGTGGACGTACTGACTAGATTTGCAGAGGGAACAGACAGGTCATATTGGGAAAAGAAAGTTATTGTAAGGAAAGCATATATTTGTCAGAAGAAAGCGACTCCCAATGGGCAGCGTGGACCAAAGCCCAAAAGAATACTCTATGGTATTTCACCATATGAATATTATGAGCATAGAATGAACTTCGAAGAGTCCATTCGTTCAAGATTGCAGATATTTAAAGATAATTCAGATAAAATAGAAGTTGAGATATCAATATTTTCAGATGCAAATTCCGTAGATTGCAAGCTGGTGAATAATCTTGCTGAGCAGTTCAATATATCTATTTGTGATCATTCTAAAGAATTTAAAACAGAAATTGGAATGAGAAATATAGTGTACGGGTTTGATGCCTATTATGGCAGTTCCTCTCCTATAGTTCAGGAATTTATCGCACAAAAGAAACCAGTTATGATAGCAAATTATGATATATAAAAGCTCAGTGAATTAGCTGAGCTTTTTGCATCTATCAATCCAGTCCTGCTGCTCTTTGTAGAAAGGATACTCATGGGCAGGCGGCTGCTGTATTGGAGTCATATAGTCTTCGTAATAACCAGCAAGAAGAACATCATGATATCCCTTGGGAATAGGGACTTTTAACATTTCAAAATCTGTAATTATTGTTTCACTGTAGGCTTCAAGAGGCCTTCTCATATCAGTGGTTCGCATTGCCATGTCAGGATACCAGAGAATAGAGTCACTTTCTTTTTTCTTTGTCATGGTAGCAACACCATCTGCCAGTTTCCAAAGGGCCTCTTTTGCACTATCATCTCTTGGAATAGAAACTGCCAAGAGTTCTTCAATTTGAGAGATATAGCTTTCAAGTTCTCCACTTTCCTTGTACTGATCGTAAGAAAAAGCCAGGTCGTATACTGCTATGTATATGTTTCTGATGAGATTTGCCTGGTCAGGATCACTAGGCACGTAGTCAAGAGGATATACGTCAACGCCGGCAACATATGGAAGGCCAAAGAATATATCAGTTATTTCTTTTTCTTTTGGATCATTTCCGTTATCGACATGAGCCCTGTTTGCTACGAAGGCTTTGGGCTGATTGTAAGAAGGAGTAGTGTATATGCTGTACACTCTGAAATATTCAGGAAGCTCTCGCTTTAGTGCCATTAGAAAAATAACGTAGTCCTTGCGCATGAGACAAATATCTATATCATCATCCCAGGGAATATAGCCCTTGTGACGTACTGCTCCTAGAAGTGAGCCGTAGTCAAGCCATACCTTAATGTGGTTATGCTCAGCTACTTCAAGTATCTTATCAAGAACTGTAAGCTGAATTGCCCAGGCTTTTTTCATGGTTTCCGATATTTCAAAGTCTAGTCTTTTTTCTGAGCTAAAGAAGCTTTCTGGAATCTGAATCATAGTGTTTGTCTCCCAGTTCTAATAGTTACCAAGTGTACAAAATATATGGTAAAATATACTTAATAACGAATAAGGATGTTTCTATTATTGATTATACATTTTTGGACATAAAGTTCAAAATGCTATTTTTTCTCAGAGGGAACTGGCTTATGGGTGGTACAAAAAAAGACTTCAAATTATGTGCGTCCATGATGTGTGCTGACTATGGTAATCTGGAGCGGGAAGTTAAGACTTTGGAGGAAGCTGGTATTGATTCCTTTCACATTGACATCATGGATGGCCGTTATGTTGATAATTTTGCCATGTCACTTTATGACATGGCGTATATTGCCAAAGTAAGTACGAAGCCACTTGATGTCCATCTTATGATTGAACATCCTAGAAGGAACATAGAACTTTTCCTAAAAAGACTTAGACCGGGCGACACTGTTTATATCCATCCGGAGGCAGAGTATCATCCATCAACTACTCTTCAGAAGATTACAGATGCCAAGATGCATCCTGGTATAGCAATCAATCCTGGAACTAGTGTTGAAACAATCAAGGAAATGCTCAGGATTGTTGACAGAGTTCTTGTTATGGCGGTAAATCCTGGAAATGCCAGTCAGGTCTTTTTACCTTATGTAGGTGAAAAAATAGAACAGCTGATAAAACTTCGATCAAAAATGAAGTTTGAATTATATTGGGATGGAGCATGTGGAGCGGAAAGGCTGTTAGAATATGCCCCT
The sequence above is a segment of the Butyrivibrio proteoclasticus B316 genome. Coding sequences within it:
- a CDS encoding LicD family protein — its product is MIQIPESFFSSEKRLDFEISETMKKAWAIQLTVLDKILEVAEHNHIKVWLDYGSLLGAVRHKGYIPWDDDIDICLMRKDYVIFLMALKRELPEYFRVYSIYTTPSYNQPKAFVANRAHVDNGNDPKEKEITDIFFGLPYVAGVDVYPLDYVPSDPDQANLIRNIYIAVYDLAFSYDQYKESGELESYISQIEELLAVSIPRDDSAKEALWKLADGVATMTKKKESDSILWYPDMAMRTTDMRRPLEAYSETIITDFEMLKVPIPKGYHDVLLAGYYEDYMTPIQQPPAHEYPFYKEQQDWIDRCKKLS
- a CDS encoding ribulose-phosphate 3-epimerase gives rise to the protein MGGTKKDFKLCASMMCADYGNLEREVKTLEEAGIDSFHIDIMDGRYVDNFAMSLYDMAYIAKVSTKPLDVHLMIEHPRRNIELFLKRLRPGDTVYIHPEAEYHPSTTLQKITDAKMHPGIAINPGTSVETIKEMLRIVDRVLVMAVNPGNASQVFLPYVGEKIEQLIKLRSKMKFELYWDGACGAERLLEYAPHGVDGFVLGTTLLFGKKTPYDEIISSAKRLNFDYLKNEAAVKCDSYMS